The following are encoded together in the Capsulimonas corticalis genome:
- a CDS encoding DNA polymerase beta superfamily protein, translating to MSDLSDTDLYGFCIPEKETVFPHLRGEIPGFGNQIPRFEQWQEHHVLDKSAGGGKGRSYDLAIYNIVKYFQLCMENNPNMIDSLFTPRTCVLHSTEVGNMVRENRRLFLHKGAWHKFKGYAYSQVHKMNSKDAPVGKRQELVAQFGYDVKYAYHVIRLLDEVEQILTEGDIDLQRNREQLKSIRRGEWTQEDILKHFERKERDLETLYTNSKLPHAPDEAQIKQLLLNCLEHHYGNLSDCVVNVDAAADALRRIRAIVEQAGY from the coding sequence TTGTCGGACCTGTCCGATACCGACTTGTACGGCTTTTGTATCCCCGAGAAGGAGACGGTGTTTCCGCATCTGCGCGGAGAGATTCCGGGATTCGGCAACCAGATCCCGCGATTCGAGCAATGGCAGGAGCACCACGTGCTCGACAAAAGCGCGGGCGGCGGCAAGGGACGGTCTTACGATCTCGCCATCTACAATATCGTCAAATACTTTCAGCTTTGCATGGAGAACAATCCGAACATGATTGATTCTCTCTTCACGCCCCGGACCTGCGTGCTGCATAGCACGGAAGTCGGGAATATGGTGCGGGAGAATCGGCGCTTGTTTCTGCACAAAGGCGCGTGGCACAAATTCAAAGGGTACGCCTACAGTCAGGTGCACAAGATGAACAGCAAGGACGCGCCGGTCGGAAAGCGTCAGGAGCTTGTCGCGCAGTTCGGCTACGATGTCAAGTATGCATACCATGTCATTCGGCTGCTGGATGAAGTCGAGCAGATCCTGACCGAAGGCGACATCGACTTGCAGCGCAACCGCGAGCAGCTCAAATCGATCCGCCGTGGCGAGTGGACGCAGGAGGATATCCTCAAGCACTTTGAACGCAAGGAACGGGATCTCGAAACGCTCTACACGAACAGCAAACTGCCGCATGCGCCCGATGAGGCCCAGATCAAGCAGTTGCTGCTGAACTGCCTGGAGCACCATTACGGAAATTTGAGCGACTGCGTGGTGAACGTGGACGCCGCCGCCGATGCGTTACGGCGCATACGAGCCATCGTTGAGCAGGCAGGCTATTGA
- a CDS encoding DUF1559 domain-containing protein — protein MNKMKSSLKAFTLIELLVVIAIIAILAAILFPVFAKAREKARQTACLSNLKQMGLALAQYSQDYDEISTPRVNGAGIPFEDLLLTYTKSVGIYQCPSNPRKDDISCPQCLPPGFSSVQHVSYGASTNGPPANGAFSDNNGKPLASFQSPSQLIGLVEDTQGYCDFAVDYGGDIWRQKEVNGSGNNAGNLFSGHTGFSNYLFMDGHVKSMRPLATLDKPDGGSNDANLWTIDGSNFGNDFARQTLAYSVDRWK, from the coding sequence ATGAATAAAATGAAATCATCGCTAAAAGCTTTTACGCTCATTGAATTGCTCGTCGTGATAGCTATTATAGCTATCCTTGCCGCAATTCTCTTCCCGGTATTCGCAAAAGCTCGCGAAAAAGCTCGCCAGACCGCCTGCCTTTCCAACCTGAAGCAGATGGGTCTGGCATTGGCCCAGTACAGCCAAGACTATGATGAGATCAGCACTCCCCGTGTCAACGGCGCTGGTATTCCCTTCGAAGATCTGCTCCTTACCTACACGAAGAGCGTCGGCATTTACCAGTGTCCGTCCAACCCTCGTAAGGACGACATCTCGTGCCCGCAGTGTCTCCCTCCCGGATTCAGCTCGGTCCAGCACGTCTCATACGGCGCAAGCACGAATGGACCGCCAGCCAACGGCGCATTCTCCGATAACAACGGCAAGCCGCTCGCTTCCTTTCAATCGCCATCACAGTTGATCGGCCTCGTCGAGGACACGCAAGGATACTGCGACTTTGCCGTCGACTACGGCGGTGACATCTGGCGTCAGAAGGAAGTTAATGGCAGCGGTAACAACGCCGGCAACTTGTTCTCGGGCCATACTGGCTTCTCGAACTATTTGTTCATGGACGGCCACGTGAAGTCGATGCGTCCGCTGGCAACTTTGGACAAGCCTGATGGTGGTTCAAACGACGCCAACTTGTGGACAATCGACGGCAGCAATTTCGGCAACGACTTCGCTCGCCAGACACTGGCCTACTCGGTCGACCGATGGAAGTAA
- a CDS encoding DNA-binding protein, which yields MKQVYNENRTRLSPSAQRKLEATLAMLLGEAGETFEHHLQDPAVAASYLEESAHALLLALRDIIQANGGVSHIAHKAAIDSNRLTSVLSEDDNRELRTIQSVLDVMGLQMSFTTKAA from the coding sequence ATGAAACAGGTCTACAACGAAAACCGCACGCGCCTTTCCCCTTCCGCGCAAAGGAAGCTAGAAGCGACGCTAGCGATGCTCCTGGGCGAAGCGGGAGAGACGTTCGAGCATCATCTGCAAGACCCTGCCGTGGCCGCTTCCTATCTGGAAGAGAGCGCCCACGCTCTGCTGCTGGCCCTGCGAGACATCATCCAGGCGAACGGCGGCGTTTCCCATATTGCCCACAAGGCCGCGATCGATAGCAATCGCCTCACAAGCGTTCTGTCCGAAGACGATAACCGGGAATTGCGCACGATCCAGTCCGTACTCGACGTCATGGGACTGCAAATGTCATTCACCACAAAAGCTGCGTAG
- a CDS encoding Gfo/Idh/MocA family protein, producing MTNPIEFAIVGAGWRAEFYLRIAREMPERFRVSGVLARSEAKAQKVREEWGVPVVADLDSLLRDKPLFAVASVPWDVNPGVLTELARRGTPALSETPPAPDLAGLIALAGQLRESRTQVAEQYQFQPWNAAVLSVIDSGKLGAVTQAQVSVAHGYHGISLLRKALGVGFENAAIRALAFTSPLTGGPDRSGPPTQESIGPSHQTHATLEFEGKLGVFDFCDDQYFSWVRSRRLLVRGERGEINNGDVRFLQDFQTPIHAALTRVDAGQDGNLEGYFHQGILCGSEWVYRNPFAPGRLADDEIAIAACLQKMADYAEGGPSFYGLAEASQDHYLSMEIQRAAASRETVTTVRQSWAD from the coding sequence ATGACGAACCCGATTGAGTTCGCGATTGTCGGCGCCGGATGGCGGGCCGAGTTTTACCTGCGCATCGCCCGCGAGATGCCCGAGCGTTTTCGTGTTTCCGGTGTGCTCGCGCGCAGCGAGGCCAAAGCGCAAAAGGTACGGGAAGAGTGGGGCGTCCCGGTCGTCGCCGATCTGGACTCTCTGCTGCGTGATAAGCCGCTGTTTGCGGTGGCCTCGGTTCCGTGGGACGTCAACCCCGGCGTTCTCACCGAACTCGCGCGTCGTGGGACGCCCGCGCTATCCGAGACTCCGCCCGCACCGGATCTTGCGGGGCTGATCGCGCTGGCCGGCCAGCTTCGTGAGTCTCGAACGCAGGTCGCCGAGCAGTATCAGTTTCAGCCCTGGAACGCCGCCGTGTTATCCGTCATCGACTCGGGGAAGCTGGGCGCCGTGACGCAGGCGCAGGTCTCCGTGGCGCATGGCTACCATGGGATCAGTCTGCTGCGCAAGGCGCTCGGCGTGGGATTTGAGAACGCCGCGATTCGCGCCCTCGCGTTTACCAGTCCGCTGACCGGCGGCCCGGATCGGAGCGGCCCGCCGACGCAGGAGTCGATTGGTCCCTCCCATCAAACGCACGCGACTCTGGAGTTTGAGGGCAAGCTCGGCGTGTTCGACTTTTGCGACGATCAATACTTCTCCTGGGTGCGCTCACGCCGCCTCTTAGTGCGCGGCGAGCGCGGCGAAATCAATAACGGCGATGTGCGCTTTCTTCAGGACTTTCAAACCCCGATCCACGCAGCGCTCACGCGTGTGGACGCCGGGCAGGACGGAAACCTGGAAGGTTATTTCCATCAGGGGATCCTGTGCGGGAGCGAGTGGGTCTACCGAAATCCGTTTGCGCCGGGACGGCTGGCGGATGACGAGATCGCGATCGCCGCATGCCTGCAAAAGATGGCCGATTACGCCGAGGGCGGCCCGAGTTTTTATGGACTCGCCGAGGCGTCGCAGGACCACTATCTTTCGATGGAGATCCAGCGCGCCGCCGCATCTCGGGAAACCGTGACGACCGTGCGCCAGTCATGGGCCGATTGA
- a CDS encoding CAP domain-containing protein encodes MLKALLFAGFAIHIAAIPAAPTRAITPALRPAVIQSADALEQQIIEKINVDRAARGLGALTVDPVLMRAAADHSHEMCARNYLDHHSPTPGMTTPMNRYLKTLQDAGGSAPVTLTVGENISYCSMPADRFTADFGHRVFMNSPEHRANILQPCYTKVGLGVCRRANGEVWVTEMFCRDGK; translated from the coding sequence ATGCTCAAAGCCCTCTTATTTGCCGGATTCGCCATTCACATCGCCGCCATCCCGGCGGCCCCGACACGCGCCATCACGCCCGCCCTTCGCCCCGCCGTTATCCAAAGCGCGGACGCGCTGGAGCAGCAGATCATCGAAAAGATCAACGTCGACCGCGCCGCGCGCGGTCTGGGAGCGCTCACCGTCGATCCCGTTTTGATGCGCGCCGCCGCCGATCACTCCCACGAGATGTGCGCGCGAAACTACCTCGACCACCACTCGCCCACCCCCGGCATGACCACGCCGATGAACCGCTATCTCAAAACATTGCAGGACGCGGGCGGCTCCGCTCCCGTCACGCTGACCGTCGGCGAAAACATCTCCTATTGCAGCATGCCCGCCGATCGCTTTACCGCCGATTTCGGCCATCGCGTGTTCATGAACAGCCCCGAGCACCGCGCCAATATCCTCCAGCCGTGTTATACAAAAGTAGGGCTGGGCGTCTGCCGCCGCGCCAATGGCGAGGTTTGGGTGACGGAGATGTTCTGCCGCGACGGGAAATAA
- a CDS encoding endonuclease III domain-containing protein — protein sequence MSTENIRTVMEILAATYHGRGSVELGDPYKVLTATVISQRTREEQTTAVSNRVFARYPDIPSLADADESELFPLLNGSQYPEAKAPRLIAMAKILRDKHDGKVPNDIDALLELPGVGRKTANCVLIYAFEREALCVDIHCHRISNRLGWVKTQTPDQTEKALEKVMPRDLWAGSNRLFLQHGRAICLPSIPKCSECPVREWCEYGQDPATPKR from the coding sequence ATGTCCACTGAAAATATCCGAACCGTGATGGAGATCCTCGCGGCCACCTACCATGGACGAGGCTCTGTTGAGCTGGGCGATCCGTACAAAGTCCTCACCGCCACCGTCATTTCGCAGCGCACGCGCGAGGAGCAGACGACCGCCGTCTCCAATCGCGTCTTCGCCCGCTATCCCGATATTCCGTCACTGGCCGATGCCGACGAATCGGAGTTATTCCCGCTGCTCAACGGCAGCCAGTATCCCGAAGCCAAAGCCCCGCGTCTGATCGCGATGGCGAAGATCCTGCGCGACAAGCACGACGGCAAAGTCCCCAACGATATCGACGCCCTGCTTGAGCTGCCCGGAGTCGGCCGCAAGACCGCCAACTGCGTCCTGATCTACGCCTTCGAGCGTGAAGCGCTCTGCGTCGATATCCACTGTCATCGGATTTCGAACCGGCTGGGATGGGTGAAGACGCAAACGCCCGATCAGACGGAGAAGGCGCTGGAGAAGGTGATGCCGCGCGATCTGTGGGCGGGGAGCAATCGGCTCTTTTTGCAGCACGGCCGCGCGATCTGTCTGCCGAGTATCCCCAAGTGCTCGGAATGCCCGGTGCGCGAGTGGTGTGAGTACGGGCAGGACCCCGCGACGCCCAAGCGATGA
- a CDS encoding S53 family peptidase, producing the protein MKSRVRPFLKMQAVIGACVLLPFVSPLPGQAQSLFTLRGGPSIHPGVIRSQALGHMAQSTPLDLAVSLPVQNQSALTSLLQQIYDPQSPNYHHYLTTEEFNKTFAPTEAQYGAVIDYLKAHGFTVNATYGNRMVVDVRGPIASVERTFHVHMLVYQHPTEDRTFFGPDAEPALDQAVPILGVTGLDNFEPPHSNAHIAPAVMQSNAGSGPSGQFVAYDFRAAYCPKVTLDGAGQTIALFQFGSYFPSDIATYCTQTGLPPANVTEVLLDGVSGSPASGDNTLEQSLDIEMEHSMAPGANILFYTGSNAADIWNRIASDNIAKQVSSSWSVSPPPSTLNQILQQMAAQGQSVFNASGDSGYSASPFGWDDNAYMTSVGGTNLSTASGGGTWSSEDGWSGSGGYISPNFAIPSWQQGISMTANGGSTTQRNCPDVSMVATNIWATWSNGASGGVLGTSAASPLWAGFMALVNQQAAQHGLGTAGFINPAVYALGKGANYSTYFSDITTGNNGKPAVAGYDLVTGWGSPKGQPLIDSLAGVANYSFAANENQTVSFSAPVDVAYGANSSFFYKYAVSGSFTFNNTTFGGDPIFGVAKAGYSKPFAKSVSEGNSATFYQPIEAAYGASGHYFFNWGVSGPVTFTNAAWGGDPIANVAKSGYYMPYMLCAGENGAVTFSSPTDLAYGANGHYFYRHQFTGTITFNNATFGDPLSGSVKWGFYRPSH; encoded by the coding sequence ATGAAGTCGCGCGTCAGACCGTTTCTGAAAATGCAGGCCGTGATCGGCGCCTGTGTCCTCCTGCCGTTTGTCAGCCCGCTGCCCGGTCAGGCCCAGTCGCTGTTCACGCTGCGCGGCGGCCCGAGCATTCACCCGGGAGTCATCCGCTCACAGGCCCTCGGACACATGGCGCAAAGTACGCCGCTTGACCTCGCCGTTTCCCTCCCGGTGCAAAACCAAAGCGCGCTCACTTCCCTGCTCCAGCAGATCTACGACCCGCAGAGCCCCAATTATCACCACTATCTGACCACCGAGGAATTCAACAAAACGTTCGCGCCGACGGAGGCGCAGTACGGCGCCGTCATCGATTATCTGAAGGCTCATGGATTTACCGTCAATGCAACGTACGGCAACCGTATGGTCGTGGATGTCCGAGGACCGATCGCCAGCGTCGAACGGACCTTTCACGTCCATATGCTCGTGTATCAGCACCCCACGGAGGACCGGACGTTTTTCGGCCCCGACGCCGAGCCAGCGCTGGATCAGGCCGTTCCGATCCTGGGAGTGACCGGTCTCGATAATTTTGAGCCTCCGCATTCCAACGCGCACATCGCCCCGGCGGTGATGCAGTCGAATGCGGGGTCCGGTCCGAGCGGCCAGTTCGTCGCCTACGACTTCCGCGCGGCCTACTGCCCCAAGGTCACCCTGGATGGAGCGGGACAGACCATCGCCTTGTTTCAGTTCGGCAGCTACTTCCCCAGTGACATCGCCACTTATTGCACGCAGACCGGGCTGCCGCCCGCAAACGTGACGGAGGTGCTGCTCGACGGTGTTTCCGGCTCGCCGGCGTCCGGAGACAACACGCTCGAACAGTCCCTCGACATCGAGATGGAGCACTCCATGGCGCCAGGCGCCAATATCTTGTTCTACACGGGAAGCAACGCGGCGGACATCTGGAACCGGATCGCCTCGGACAACATCGCCAAGCAGGTGAGCTCGTCCTGGAGCGTCAGCCCTCCGCCTTCAACTCTCAATCAGATTTTGCAGCAGATGGCGGCGCAGGGACAGTCGGTGTTCAACGCCTCCGGCGACAGCGGCTATTCGGCGTCGCCGTTCGGCTGGGACGACAACGCCTATATGACCAGTGTCGGCGGCACGAACCTCTCGACGGCGAGCGGCGGCGGGACCTGGTCTTCGGAAGACGGCTGGAGCGGCAGCGGCGGCTATATCAGCCCGAACTTCGCCATTCCAAGCTGGCAGCAGGGGATCAGCATGACCGCCAACGGCGGCTCCACCACCCAGCGCAACTGCCCGGATGTCTCCATGGTCGCCACCAATATCTGGGCCACTTGGAGCAACGGGGCGAGCGGAGGCGTGCTCGGCACCAGCGCGGCGTCGCCGCTGTGGGCCGGATTTATGGCGCTGGTCAACCAGCAGGCGGCGCAGCACGGGCTGGGGACTGCCGGGTTCATCAACCCCGCCGTCTACGCGCTCGGAAAAGGAGCGAATTACAGCACGTATTTCTCTGACATCACGACGGGAAATAACGGCAAGCCGGCGGTCGCGGGTTACGACCTCGTGACGGGATGGGGATCTCCCAAAGGCCAGCCGCTCATCGATTCGCTCGCGGGCGTCGCCAATTACAGCTTTGCCGCGAATGAAAATCAGACCGTGTCGTTCAGCGCGCCGGTCGATGTCGCGTACGGCGCCAACAGCAGCTTCTTTTACAAATACGCCGTCAGCGGCAGCTTCACGTTCAATAACACGACGTTTGGCGGCGATCCGATCTTTGGCGTCGCCAAAGCCGGTTACTCCAAGCCGTTCGCGAAGAGCGTATCCGAAGGGAACTCCGCCACCTTCTATCAGCCCATCGAAGCGGCTTACGGAGCCAGCGGGCATTACTTCTTCAACTGGGGCGTCTCCGGACCGGTGACGTTCACGAACGCGGCCTGGGGAGGCGATCCGATTGCAAACGTCGCGAAGTCCGGTTACTACATGCCCTACATGCTCTGCGCCGGGGAGAACGGCGCCGTCACGTTCTCATCCCCCACGGACCTTGCCTACGGCGCCAACGGACACTACTTCTACCGGCATCAGTTTACCGGAACCATCACCTTCAATAACGCCACCTTCGGCGATCCCCTCTCGGGGTCGGTCAAGTGGGGCTTCTATCGACCCAGTCATTAG
- a CDS encoding aldo/keto reductase: MAQEFASDRYDTMLYRRCGRSGLKLSAISLGAWETYGGYRGEDIARECFFKAFDLGITHFDLANNYGTPPGNAEIVCGKIVKEMPRDELIISSKAGYTMWPGPYGDWGSRKYIIASCDQSLKRMGLEYFDIFYHHRPDPDTPLEESLGALDTLVKQGKAIYAGVSNYGGAHFADAVRVADRKNYAPITIHQPYYNMLGRGVEWDLLPQTERAGTGVIPFCPLASGLLTDKYLNGIPEGSRATDRWGEDWVKNNLSPERLAMLRELNDIAKERGQTLAQMSLAWLLRLPAITSALIGASSAKQIEENVAALKNLEFSEEELAKIDKLTKTAP; encoded by the coding sequence ATGGCGCAGGAATTTGCAAGCGATCGTTACGACACGATGCTTTATCGCCGGTGCGGGCGCAGTGGTTTGAAGCTTTCGGCGATCTCGCTGGGCGCATGGGAGACCTACGGCGGTTACCGGGGCGAGGACATCGCCCGCGAGTGTTTCTTCAAGGCGTTCGACCTGGGGATCACCCACTTCGACCTCGCGAACAACTACGGGACCCCGCCGGGAAACGCCGAGATCGTCTGCGGCAAGATCGTCAAGGAGATGCCCCGCGACGAGCTGATCATCTCCAGCAAAGCCGGCTACACGATGTGGCCTGGCCCTTACGGCGACTGGGGCTCGCGCAAGTACATCATCGCGAGCTGCGACCAGTCGCTCAAGCGCATGGGGCTGGAGTACTTCGATATCTTCTATCACCACCGACCCGATCCCGACACGCCGCTGGAGGAGTCTCTGGGCGCGCTTGACACGCTCGTGAAGCAGGGGAAGGCGATCTACGCCGGAGTCAGCAACTACGGCGGCGCGCACTTCGCCGACGCCGTGCGCGTGGCGGACCGCAAGAACTACGCGCCGATCACCATCCATCAGCCATACTACAACATGCTGGGCCGAGGAGTCGAGTGGGATCTGCTCCCGCAGACCGAGCGCGCCGGAACCGGCGTCATCCCGTTCTGCCCGCTGGCCTCGGGTCTGCTCACCGACAAATACCTGAACGGCATCCCCGAAGGCAGCCGCGCGACCGACCGCTGGGGTGAGGATTGGGTGAAGAACAACCTGTCGCCCGAGCGCCTCGCGATGCTGCGCGAATTGAACGATATCGCCAAAGAGCGCGGCCAGACCCTCGCGCAGATGTCCCTCGCCTGGCTGCTGCGCCTGCCCGCGATTACGAGCGCCCTGATCGGCGCCTCCAGCGCGAAGCAGATCGAGGAAAACGTCGCGGCCCTCAAGAACCTGGAGTTCAGCGAGGAAGAACTGGCGAAGATCGACAAGCTTACCAAGACCGCGCCGTAG
- the pncB gene encoding nicotinate phosphoribosyltransferase has product MIIESLLDTDLYKFTMQQVVFHRFPQATAEYEFRLRSQGIDLRPYADEIKAEIAHLCDLRLNDEEIAYLQSIRYLHPSYVEALERFELDPQAVSITTDGEFAITVKGNWFQTILFEVPLLSIVNEVYFRNTQPMTEALRAEGRRRLDEKCRWIAEARLPRFNLIEFGTRRRYSRDWQGEVISELKSRLPDTLMGTSNVHFARTHGLRPFGTMAHEILQACQAFAPLAEFQKFALETWMQEYRGDLGIALSDVVGMDAFLNDFDRLFSKAYDGARHDSGDPYEWGEKLIRHYTKYGVDPRTKAAVFSDGLTIPKALDLARHFQGRILTSFGVGTNLTNDLGVEPLQIVIKMTRCNGRPVAKLSDSPGKTICKDQVYLDYLRGVFGV; this is encoded by the coding sequence ATGATCATCGAATCGTTACTGGATACGGACCTTTATAAGTTCACGATGCAGCAAGTCGTGTTCCATCGGTTTCCACAGGCGACAGCGGAGTATGAGTTTCGACTGCGCAGTCAGGGAATCGATCTTCGCCCGTACGCCGACGAGATCAAGGCCGAAATCGCCCATCTGTGCGATCTTCGGCTCAATGACGAGGAGATCGCCTATCTTCAAAGCATTCGCTATCTGCATCCCAGCTATGTGGAGGCCCTGGAGCGTTTTGAACTCGATCCTCAGGCCGTGAGCATCACGACTGACGGAGAGTTTGCGATCACGGTCAAAGGCAACTGGTTCCAGACGATTCTCTTTGAAGTGCCATTGCTGTCGATTGTCAACGAAGTTTATTTTCGCAATACGCAGCCGATGACGGAGGCGCTGCGCGCTGAAGGCCGCCGCCGCCTGGATGAAAAATGTCGATGGATCGCCGAGGCGCGCCTGCCGCGCTTCAATCTCATCGAGTTCGGCACGCGCCGCCGCTACAGCCGTGACTGGCAGGGCGAGGTGATTTCGGAGCTGAAATCGCGCCTCCCGGACACGCTGATGGGAACAAGCAACGTCCACTTCGCGCGCACGCACGGCCTCCGTCCCTTCGGCACGATGGCGCACGAGATTTTGCAGGCCTGCCAGGCGTTCGCTCCGCTGGCGGAGTTTCAGAAGTTCGCGCTGGAAACCTGGATGCAGGAGTATCGCGGCGACCTTGGCATTGCCCTTTCCGATGTCGTCGGCATGGACGCCTTCCTGAACGATTTCGACCGCCTGTTCAGCAAAGCCTACGACGGCGCGCGCCACGACTCCGGCGACCCTTATGAATGGGGCGAAAAGCTGATCCGCCACTACACCAAGTACGGCGTCGACCCCCGAACCAAAGCCGCCGTCTTCAGCGACGGCCTGACCATCCCCAAAGCCCTCGACCTCGCGCGCCATTTCCAGGGCCGCATCCTCACCTCCTTCGGCGTCGGCACGAACTTGACGAACGACCTGGGTGTTGAGCCACTCCAGATCGTGATCAAAATGACGCGCTGCAACGGCCGCCCGGTGGCGAAGCTGAGCGACAGTCCGGGCAAGACGATCTGCAAGGATCAGGTGTATTTGGATTATTTGCGGGGGGTGTTTGGGGTGTGA
- a CDS encoding nucleoside 2-deoxyribosyltransferase domain-containing protein, translating into MARLTNTPDRFSGDGAALFLAGGVTGCPDWQSAMIGFLSGTPWTLLNPRHPRYFEDPDWSAEQQISWEFDHLRLAEAILFWFPCETVCPISLFELGAWSMAGKPIFVGVHPDYSRRKDIEEQMRLLRPELTVVLSLQELAAQASDFLEK; encoded by the coding sequence ATGGCGCGCCTGACCAATACGCCGGACCGGTTTTCCGGGGATGGCGCGGCGCTGTTCCTGGCGGGCGGTGTCACGGGATGCCCGGACTGGCAGTCGGCGATGATCGGATTTCTGTCCGGGACGCCGTGGACACTGCTCAATCCGCGCCATCCGCGCTACTTCGAGGATCCCGATTGGTCGGCCGAGCAGCAGATTTCATGGGAGTTCGATCATCTGAGGCTCGCCGAGGCCATACTCTTCTGGTTTCCCTGCGAGACCGTTTGCCCCATCTCACTGTTTGAGCTGGGCGCGTGGTCGATGGCCGGCAAGCCGATCTTTGTCGGCGTCCACCCGGATTACTCTCGCCGGAAGGACATCGAGGAGCAGATGCGCCTCCTGCGCCCGGAGCTGACCGTCGTTCTGAGTTTGCAAGAACTGGCCGCGCAGGCGTCGGATTTTTTGGAAAAATAA
- a CDS encoding ADP-ribosylglycohydrolase family protein: MGSREEAITGCLLGTAAGDALGLAAEGLSYPRQRKLFPNLDRPRLLPGGRGMVSDDTEHACLLAQSLIESAGDAALFQRRFARRLRIWFLGLPAGIGLATLRACLKLLAGVPPERSGVRSAGNGPAMRSALLGVCYGDHPEQMRRLVQASTRITHTDPKAEAGAMAVAVAAYLSSRRLPADEIVSEFREHLHELVDEPETLRVLDAAIASVQRSESVTDFAAGIGAAGYVRGYILQTVPVAIHCWLSSPADFEKAVRSVIACGGDTDTTAAIVGAMVGAGGASIPSEWLDGICEKPCSIAWMRRLATQLSQVCETGQPERPVDSLFALRFARNFCFALVVLAHGLRRLAPPY; this comes from the coding sequence ATGGGGTCGAGAGAAGAAGCGATTACGGGGTGCTTATTGGGAACGGCGGCGGGCGACGCGCTGGGATTGGCCGCCGAAGGGCTGTCTTATCCAAGGCAGCGCAAACTGTTCCCAAATCTGGACCGTCCGCGCCTGCTGCCCGGCGGGCGCGGCATGGTCTCCGATGACACCGAGCACGCATGCCTGCTGGCGCAAAGCCTCATCGAGTCGGCGGGCGACGCCGCACTCTTCCAGCGCCGTTTCGCCCGTCGCCTGCGGATCTGGTTTTTGGGACTGCCGGCGGGGATCGGTCTCGCCACACTGCGCGCCTGCCTCAAGCTGCTTGCCGGAGTCCCGCCGGAACGCAGCGGCGTCCGCTCCGCCGGCAACGGTCCCGCGATGCGCAGCGCATTGCTCGGCGTCTGCTATGGCGACCACCCCGAGCAGATGCGTCGGCTGGTTCAAGCCTCCACGCGCATCACGCACACCGACCCCAAAGCCGAGGCCGGTGCGATGGCGGTGGCGGTCGCCGCTTATCTCTCGTCGCGGCGATTGCCGGCAGATGAGATTGTCTCTGAATTCCGAGAGCATCTGCACGAGTTGGTCGACGAGCCGGAAACGCTTCGAGTCTTGGATGCGGCGATTGCCAGCGTGCAACGATCCGAGAGCGTGACGGACTTCGCCGCCGGCATTGGCGCGGCGGGATATGTGCGCGGCTATATCCTGCAAACGGTCCCGGTCGCCATTCACTGCTGGCTCAGCAGCCCGGCAGACTTTGAAAAAGCGGTTCGATCCGTCATCGCCTGCGGCGGCGACACGGACACCACGGCGGCGATCGTCGGCGCAATGGTCGGCGCCGGCGGCGCGTCGATCCCCTCCGAGTGGCTGGATGGGATCTGCGAAAAACCATGCAGCATTGCCTGGATGCGGCGGCTCGCGACGCAATTGTCTCAGGTCTGCGAGACCGGTCAGCCGGAGCGCCCCGTCGATTCGCTATTCGCCCTGCGCTTCGCGCGCAATTTTTGTTTTGCCCTCGTCGTCTTGGCGCATGGGCTGCGGCGGCTGGCGCCGCCGTATTGA